One Salarias fasciatus chromosome 22, fSalaFa1.1, whole genome shotgun sequence DNA segment encodes these proteins:
- the LOC115409215 gene encoding voltage-dependent calcium channel gamma-4 subunit-like — MEAKGRNMPSDISFLPRPAMVWCERGIQVLLTTMGAFAAFALMTVAIGTDYWLYARAFICNSTANSSQDDSNNKDKKDPGALTHSGLWRICCLEGLKRGVCSQINHFPDDADYDQDAAEYLLRVVRASSIFPILSAILLLLGGVCVASSSFYKSKRNIILGGGILFVAAGLSNIIGVIVYISAALSDISPKKDEDKKWHYSYGWSFYFGGLSFILAEMVGVLAVNIYIEKNKELRCRSRTDLFKSTTHAMLRLPSYRFRRRSRSSSRSTDPPRSQETSPIGASKTFSLPPSAPPFSVATLPNPHHTSSGGSGGGGDISMYTLSRDSKLGSLGGGAPPLYGTVDRATLYQLHNYFPKDSSGSGSGGGGSGGGGGGGGAPISSGTLPSHSKSNLAAAAAAVAQNTAPLNTSTSAAAPAAPAPISTATMERDRGNVGTLDRLTAKRDRDSNSDTLNRKTTPV; from the exons ATATCAGTTTCCTTCCCCGCCCGGCGATGGTGTGGTGCGAGCGGGGCATCCAGGTGCTGCTGACCACCATGGGAGCGTTCGCAGCCTTCGCCCTGATGACCGTGGCCATCGGCACCGACTACTGGCTGTACGCCCGCGCCTTCATCTGCAACAGCACGGCCAACTCCTCCCAGGACGACTCCAACAACAAGGACAAGAAAGACCCCGGGGCGCTCACACACTCGGGCCTCTGGAGGATCTGCTGCCTGGAAG gctTAAAGAGGGGAGTGTGTTCCCAGATCAACCATTTCCCCGATGACGCCGACTACGACCAAGATGCTGCGGAATATCTGCTGC gtgTGGTGAGAGCCTCCAGCATCTTCCCCATCCTCAGTGCCATCCTGCTCCTCTTGGGTGGAGTGTGCGttgcctccagcagcttctaCAAGAGCAAAAGGAACATTATCCTCGGCGGAGGGATCCTCTTTGTAGCCGCAG GCCTCAGCAACATCATCGGCGTGATCGTGTACATCTCGGCGGCGCTGAGCGACATCTCGCCCAAGAAGGACGAGGACAAGAAGTGGCACTACTCCTACGGCTGGTCCTTCTACTTCGGCGGCCTGTCCTTCATCCTGGCCGAGATGGTCGGCGTCCTCGCCGTCAACATCTACATCGAGAAGAACAAGGAGCTGCGCTGCCGCTCCCGCACCGACCTCTTCAAGAGCACCACGCACGCCATGCTGCGCCTGCCCAGCTACCGCTTCAGACGGCGCTCCCGCTCCAGCTCGCGCTCCACCGACCCGCCGCGCTCGCAGGAGACCTCGCCCATCGGCGCGTCCAAGACCTTCAGCCTGCCGCCGTCCGCCCCGCCGTTCTCCGTGGCCACCCTGCCCAACCCGCACCACACCAGCAGcggcgggagcggcggcggcggcgacatCTCCATGTACACCCTGTCAAGGGACTCCAAGCTGGGCAGCCTGGGGGGAGGGGCCCCGCCCCTCTACGGCACGGTGGACCGCGCCACGCTCTACCAGCTCCACAACTACTTCCCCAAGGATTCCAGCGGCAGCGGgagcggaggagggggcagcggaggtggaggaggagggggaggcgcgCCCATTAGTAGCGGTACGCTCCCGTCTCACTCCAAGTCCAacctggcggcggcggcggcggccgtagCCCAAAACACGGCGCCGCTGAATACTTCCACGTCGGCCGCCGCGCCGGCCGCGCCGGCCCCGATCTCCACGGCCACCATGGAGAGGGACAGGGGCAACGTGGGAACCCTGGATCGACTCACAGCCAAACGGGACCGCGACAGCAACTCAGACACACTGAACAGGAAAACCACGCCAGTCTAA